The Gammaproteobacteria bacterium genome contains a region encoding:
- a CDS encoding hypothetical protein (Evidence 5 : Unknown function), with protein MDRIVIERKLDSLQRCLVRIRERCPPDIQTLTNDIDTQDILSLNLTSAVQLCVDLATHLLAATQQPMPETMGLAFEILARIKIIPEDLALRLRRLVGFRNLTVHNYNYENLGRECCVSRRWSPSNADITKTARFTWASDFAYRTYPDQFCAQPYRANHLISPFPYQRKINDVRIHYSPKDTMPR; from the coding sequence ATGGATCGGATTGTGATTGAACGAAAACTCGATTCTTTGCAGCGTTGCTTGGTTCGTATTCGTGAGCGTTGCCCACCTGACATCCAAACGCTAACCAACGATATTGACACGCAGGACATTCTTTCCCTGAATCTAACTAGTGCGGTGCAATTATGTGTCGATCTTGCAACACATTTGCTCGCCGCTACCCAGCAACCGATGCCGGAGACGATGGGGTTAGCTTTCGAAATATTGGCTCGGATCAAAATTATTCCTGAAGACCTGGCGCTACGGCTGAGAAGGTTGGTTGGGTTCCGTAATCTAACCGTACATAATTATAATTATGAAAATCTTGGTCGAGAATGCTGCGTCTCAAGGAGGTGGTCGCCGTCAAATGCGGATATTACCAAAACGGCGCGATTTACTTGGGCGAGCGACTTCGCTTATCGAACGTACCCTGACCAGTTTTGTGCTCAACCATATCGAGCAAACCATCTAATCTCCCCCTTTCCATACCAGAGGAAAATAAATGATGTCCGAATCCATTACTCCCCAAAAGACACAATGCCCCGTTAA